A genomic stretch from Pochonia chlamydosporia 170 chromosome 4, whole genome shotgun sequence includes:
- a CDS encoding tetratricopeptide-like helical (similar to Cordyceps militaris CM01 XP_006666396.1) — MAPQFGATFVPGGFDDYYMPEVVAPSPQRVTPQVPQNMQDDLQRLELEAGDNERREASSQYNRQPSVSTITQQSSYLNIDSSRGSNNPTTEIDSDITAYKDTEGRAQRLDTMGRDAPSFSPFPKVTGDNVPPADDAKEEILWNARKHVLHSQNVTMQISWARDVLIWAEVAMDAVAREPTDKPRPATPRIEHELRIDALNIVTYLAGQDHPDALYIRSKWLEFGKFGHRVDKREAYSGYKRAAELGNARSEYRMGMLFEQSNDMSKAKEHYYRGMSLKDSAALYRMGMMSLLGQHGENKDYAGGLERVRAAADSSDEDAPQGSYVYGMLVGRDLPDINIPDGLLPYNLETAKMYVEKAAYLGFAKAQLKMGQAYELCQLGCEFNPSYSLHYYGLAAQQGLPEAALGVSRWFLFGYEGVFKKNEELAFKYAQEAAASKLPTGEFAMGYYYEIGIHVNQSISDARKWYQLAADHGNKDAIGRLESLSHDQSLSKQDHETTTLTRIKSQHGSQRGKRPDRFKQPQQMPTLTEATPLSPMENNPSFPQQAYAKSSATAVSPRVSPQPSPGIKPTIVSEQSNIPDPSRASFVGTDRAPAFNIRLEGNLQQPARPHSAAPYPDDDRPAPLNVARPHSTAPYPDDDVRLPPSQRYGSGLQPAHGPQADRPMSAFGIKPQSGGPRPMPASHSTGSLQPPSQPIPPRGRVASAGWESQPPAGAYRQPSPGPNLNVQRPHGGDEQYGRPGSAPHHPTATLAGNKLQKQPPRQAQSSVPPSGQDPGREYGPRTSSRPAPEMPPQHDHRSSSQGYERFSRVPGAMGRPERLSSLPPQDGHQPPRTSTGFGPAMPGQPRPVPSSGRTASVPPSATGQRPPESSQLPGPGLHSAATAPAKPAKGPATFEDMGIPQGKQDGDCVVM, encoded by the exons ATGGCGCCTCAGTTCGGGGCGACCTTCGTACCGGGGGGTTTCGATGACTACTACATGCCCGAGGTCGTGGCCCCTTCTCCGCAGAG AGTGACCCCGCAAGTCCCTCAGAATATGCAAGACGACTTGCAGCGCCTCGAACTGGAGGCCGGAGACAACGAAAGGCGAGAGGCTTCGTCACAATACAATCGTCAGCCGTCCGTGTCCACCATTACTCAGCAGAGTTCTTACCTCAATATTGACTCCTCGAGAGGGTCAAACAATCCCACGACCGAAATTGACAGCGATATCACGGCCTACAAAGACACCGAGGGCCGCGCACAGCGGCTCGACACCATGGGCCGTGATGCGCCGTCCTTTTCTCCATTCCCCAAGGTTACCGGCGACAATGTGCCCCCAGCTGATGATGCAAAGGAGGAAATTTTATGGAACGCGCGTAAGCACGTCTTGCACTCGCAAAATGTAACCATGCAGATCAGCTGGGCTCGGGATGTTCTCATTTGGGCCGAGGTTGCTATGGACGCTGTGGCACGGGAACCCACGGATAAACCAAGGCCGGCAACACCTCGAATCGAACATGAACTTCGCATAGACGCACTTAATATCGTTACCTACCTCGCTGGACAGGATCATCCAGATGCGCTCTACATCCGATCCAAGTGGCTCGAGTTCGGAAAATTTGGACACCGAGTCGATAAACGTGAAGCCTACAGTGGCTATAAGCGTGCAGCAGAGCTTGGAAATGCTAGATCCGAATACCGCATGGGTATGCTCTTTGAGCAGTCTAACGACATgtccaaagccaaagaaCACTATTACAGAGGCATGAGCTTGAAGGACTCCGCAGCCTTGTATCGTATGGGCATGAtgagccttcttggccaacatggcgaaAACAAGGACTATGCTGGTGGGCTAGAACGtgttcgagctgcagcaGATAGCTCTGATGAAGACGCGCCGCAAGGCTCGTACGTGTATGGGATGCTTGTCGGCCGAGACTTGCCGGACATCAACATACCAGATGGCTTGCTACCATATAATTTGgagacagccaagatgtATGTTGAGAAAGCAGCATACCTTGGATTTGCCAAAGCCCAGTTGAAGATGGGTCAGGCTTACGAGCTCTGTCAACTCGGTTGCGAGTTCAATCCCTCTTATTCGCTGCATTATTATGGCTTGGCTGCTCAACAGGGTCTCCCTGAAGCCGCTCTCGGTGTCAGTCGATGGTTCCTTTTTGGATACGAAGGTGTATtcaagaagaatgaagagCTCGCCTTTAAATACGCACAGGAGGCTGCCGCTTCCAAGTTGCCAACCGGCGAGTTCGCTATGGGTTATTATTATGAAATTGGTATTCATGTGAATCAGAGTATCTCTGATGCGCGAAAGTGGTATCAGCTTGCGGCCGACCACGGTAACAAGGACGCCATTGGCCGTCTGGAGTCCCTCAGCCACGATCAGAGCCTTTCCAAACAAGACCATGAAACGACAACATTGACACGAATCAAATCACAGCACGGTTCGCAAAGGGGAAAACGGCCAGATAGATTCAAGCAACCTCAGCAAATGCCGACTTTGACTGAAGCCACACCACTATCACCAATGGAAAACAACCCATCCTTTCCACAACAAGCATACGCCAAGTCAAGCGCAACAGCAGTTTCGCCGCGAGTGTCCCCCCAGCCGTCCCCTGGTATCAAGCCAACAATTGTCTCAGAACAGAGCAACATCCCAGATCCATCAAGGGCCTCTTTTGTTGGCACCGACCGGGCCCCAGCATTTAACATAAGGCTCGAGGGGAATTTGCAGCAACCCGCACGGCCACACTCAGCGGCGCCTTACCCGGATGATGACCGGCCGGCGCCGCTGAATGTGGCCCGCCCTCATTCCACTGCACCGTATCCCGACGACGACGTTCGACTACCGCCCAGCCAAAGATATGGTTCTGGCCTGCAACCAGCTCATGGCCCACAAGCAGATAGGCCAATGAGTGCTTTTGGCATCAAGCCGCAGTCTGGAGGACCGCGACCGATGCCCGCGTCTCACTCAACCGGTAGTTTGCAGCCCCCTTCACAACCGATTCCCCCCCGGGGCCGAGTCGCCTCTGCTGGATGGGAATCTCAGCCTCCAGCGGGTGCATACAGGCAGCCAAGCCCTGGGCCAAACTTGAATGTACAGCGTCCCCACGGCGGTGACGAACAGTATGGTAGACCTGGAAGCGCTCCGCACCACCCTACGGCGACGTTGGCAGGCAACAAATTGCAGAAGCAACCTCCAAGACAGGCCCAATCTTCAGTACCGCCTTCAGGCCAAGACCCCGGGCGAGAATATGGGCCACGTACATCATCTCGCCCAGCGCCCGAGATGCCACCGCAGCATGATCATCGAAGTAGTTCTCAGGGTTACGAACGGTTCTCAAGAGTGCCAGGGGCGATGGGTCGTCCTGAAAGACTAAGCTCCCTCCCGCCACAAGATGGCCACCAGCCGCCACGTACATCGACAGGCTTCGGGCCAGCAATGCCTGGGCAACCTCGACCAGTTCCTTCATCCGGCAGAACGGCAAGTGTGCCGCCTAGCGCGACAGGACAACGGCCTCCCGAGTCCAGTCAACTGCCTGGACCCGGCCTTCACAGTGCTGCAACCGCCCCCGCGAAACCCGCCAAAGGACCGGCAACCTTTGAGGATATGGGAATCCCGCAAGGAAAGCAGGATGGTGACTGT GTCGTAATGTag